One genomic region from Leifsonia sp. Root1293 encodes:
- a CDS encoding iron ABC transporter ATP-binding protein, producing the protein MPSRLHSASIVALLPAVLAVGLLAGCTPDAGTPNPSASVPSDSATGGSTEPTTDPGSTPTDTVAAGTPITIGCDELLTTDDVYAFNPNVGAAPDYTPTVDSVVADVAADNGLACGWTNQSSGELIEVAVAQPDPDQLVTLKQNAAATMNAVPTYGTPPAVDGFFSQSQDTGTVQVFTEAGYWLVARSTAFFEPGDAVGIITPAMSHLP; encoded by the coding sequence ATGCCCAGCCGTCTGCACAGCGCCTCCATCGTCGCTCTCCTTCCCGCCGTCCTGGCGGTCGGTCTGCTGGCCGGCTGCACTCCAGACGCCGGAACGCCGAACCCCTCGGCGTCGGTCCCGTCGGATTCCGCGACGGGTGGCTCCACGGAGCCGACGACAGACCCAGGGAGCACTCCCACCGATACTGTCGCCGCCGGCACCCCGATCACCATCGGGTGCGACGAACTGCTCACGACCGACGACGTCTACGCCTTCAACCCGAATGTCGGGGCTGCACCCGACTACACCCCGACCGTCGATTCCGTCGTCGCGGATGTGGCGGCTGACAACGGGCTCGCCTGCGGCTGGACCAACCAGAGCAGCGGCGAACTGATCGAGGTCGCCGTGGCCCAGCCCGACCCCGACCAGCTCGTCACGCTGAAGCAGAACGCTGCGGCCACGATGAACGCCGTTCCCACCTACGGCACTCCCCCGGCCGTCGACGGATTCTTCTCCCAGTCGCAGGACACGGGCACTGTGCAGGTCTTCACCGAAGCCGGCTATTGGCTGGTGGCGCGGTCCACGGCGTTCTTCGAGCCCGGCGACGCTGTCGGCATCATCACGCCCGCCATGTCGCACCTCCCGTAG
- a CDS encoding iron-siderophore ABC transporter substrate-binding protein yields the protein MPFRPRVRHVALAAAAATALVLSGCSASPSDTDETTAASSDAFPVSFESNFGTAEIDEAPTRVATWGWGSTEAALAVGVVPVAMAQQSYGANADGVLPWVAKKLEELGAETPTLLTDDGETVPYEEIIEAEPDVILAPYSGVTQEQYDTLSDIAPVVAYTGDAWTTPWRDVISTVGEALGKSTKADAVLADLDKTLADQAEAHPELDGKTIAAVWDVGGTFYVYKSADPRVEFLSALGLKNAPAVDELDNGEAPFFYTLSYEQLDKLDSDIILSYSDTQEEADAFLTSPTTKALPAVGRGAAAQVVGTEFIAAVSPPTALSLTWGLDDLVASLSAAAAKA from the coding sequence ATGCCCTTCAGACCCCGCGTCCGTCACGTCGCCCTCGCTGCAGCCGCAGCGACCGCCCTCGTGCTCTCCGGCTGCTCCGCCTCCCCTTCGGACACCGATGAGACCACCGCGGCCTCGAGCGACGCCTTCCCCGTGAGCTTCGAGTCGAACTTCGGCACCGCCGAGATCGACGAGGCGCCCACCCGCGTCGCGACGTGGGGATGGGGGAGCACCGAGGCGGCGCTCGCCGTCGGCGTCGTTCCCGTCGCGATGGCCCAGCAGAGCTACGGCGCCAACGCCGACGGAGTTCTGCCCTGGGTCGCGAAGAAGCTCGAGGAACTGGGGGCCGAGACCCCGACCCTGCTCACCGATGACGGCGAGACGGTTCCGTACGAGGAGATCATCGAGGCTGAGCCCGACGTCATCCTCGCCCCGTACTCCGGCGTGACGCAGGAGCAGTACGACACCCTGAGCGACATCGCTCCCGTCGTCGCCTACACCGGCGATGCCTGGACCACCCCGTGGCGCGACGTCATCTCCACCGTCGGCGAAGCCCTGGGCAAGTCAACGAAGGCCGACGCCGTGCTCGCCGACCTCGACAAGACGCTGGCCGACCAGGCCGAGGCGCACCCCGAACTCGACGGCAAGACCATCGCGGCGGTCTGGGATGTCGGCGGAACCTTCTACGTGTACAAGTCGGCGGACCCCCGCGTCGAGTTCCTGTCCGCCCTGGGGCTGAAGAACGCTCCTGCGGTCGACGAGCTCGACAACGGGGAGGCCCCGTTCTTCTACACGCTGAGCTACGAGCAGCTCGACAAGCTCGACAGCGACATCATCCTGAGCTACTCCGACACCCAGGAGGAGGCGGATGCCTTCCTCACCTCGCCGACGACGAAGGCTCTCCCGGCCGTCGGCCGCGGTGCAGCCGCTCAGGTCGTCGGGACCGAGTTCATCGCCGCAGTCTCACCGCCCACGGCGCTCTCGCTCACCTGGGGTCTGGACGACCTCGTCGCCTCGCTGAGTGCGGCGGCCGCGAAGGCCTGA
- a CDS encoding dihydrolipoyl dehydrogenase family protein — translation MTTREYDLIIIGAGPVGENVADRAASGGLSVVIVEAELIGGECSYWACIPSKAILRPGAAIAAARRVGGAAEAVNGSIDVAAVLKRRDYWVSDWDDSGQVEWLQGVGVDLVRGHGRITGPRAVSVTGPDGTTTSLLARHAVVVSTGSAALIPDIPGFAEIEPWTSREATGVQTVPQRLAILGGGVVAAEMATAYVSFGTEVTLIARSGLLGGLEPFAGEAVVQALRDAGASVHLGRSIASATRADSGEVLYTLDDGTELVADELLVATGRTPRSEDLGLETIGLKPGSWLDVDETLRVRSQGNPQLDGGWLYAVGDVNHRVLLTHQGKYQARAAGDVIVARARGLAQDGGTWGVHAATADHRAVPSVVFSEPEVASVGLTADAAEKAGLRVKVLDYDLGTVSGSGLHADGYTGQVRAIVDLDREVLVGMTLLGPDVAEMLHAATIAIVGEVPMERLWHAVPAFPTMSEVWLRLLEAYGRPTAED, via the coding sequence ATGACGACGCGTGAGTACGACCTCATCATCATCGGAGCCGGACCTGTCGGAGAGAACGTGGCCGATCGCGCCGCGTCCGGTGGACTCTCGGTCGTGATCGTGGAGGCCGAACTCATCGGCGGCGAATGCTCGTACTGGGCCTGCATCCCCTCGAAGGCGATCCTGCGCCCCGGCGCGGCCATCGCCGCCGCCCGCCGCGTGGGAGGAGCTGCCGAGGCTGTGAACGGCTCGATCGACGTGGCAGCAGTGCTGAAGCGACGCGACTACTGGGTGAGCGACTGGGACGACAGCGGACAGGTCGAGTGGCTGCAGGGCGTCGGCGTCGACCTCGTGCGCGGTCACGGCCGCATCACCGGGCCTCGGGCCGTGTCGGTGACCGGCCCCGACGGGACGACAACGTCCCTTCTCGCCCGCCACGCTGTCGTCGTGAGCACGGGCTCGGCGGCGCTGATCCCCGACATCCCGGGATTCGCCGAGATCGAGCCATGGACCAGCCGCGAGGCCACGGGAGTCCAGACGGTTCCGCAGCGCCTCGCGATCCTGGGCGGCGGCGTGGTCGCGGCCGAGATGGCCACGGCGTACGTGTCGTTCGGCACCGAGGTCACTCTCATCGCTCGCAGCGGACTCCTGGGCGGCCTCGAACCCTTCGCCGGGGAAGCCGTGGTGCAGGCGCTCCGCGACGCCGGGGCATCCGTTCACCTCGGACGATCCATCGCCTCGGCGACCCGTGCGGATTCCGGAGAGGTGCTGTACACGCTCGACGACGGCACGGAGCTGGTGGCCGATGAGCTCCTGGTCGCCACCGGGCGCACTCCGCGCAGCGAGGACCTCGGCCTGGAGACCATCGGACTGAAGCCGGGCAGCTGGCTCGACGTCGACGAGACCCTGCGGGTCCGCTCCCAGGGGAACCCGCAGCTCGACGGCGGCTGGCTCTACGCCGTCGGCGACGTCAACCATCGCGTGCTGCTCACGCATCAGGGCAAGTACCAGGCCCGGGCAGCCGGCGACGTGATCGTCGCCCGGGCCCGAGGACTCGCGCAGGATGGCGGCACGTGGGGCGTTCACGCCGCGACGGCTGACCACCGCGCCGTTCCGTCGGTCGTGTTCTCGGAGCCGGAGGTCGCATCGGTCGGCCTCACCGCGGATGCCGCCGAGAAGGCCGGCCTGCGCGTGAAGGTGCTCGACTACGACCTCGGCACCGTGTCGGGCTCCGGCCTGCACGCCGACGGCTACACGGGCCAGGTGCGCGCCATCGTCGATCTCGACCGCGAGGTGCTCGTGGGCATGACCCTGCTCGGCCCCGATGTCGCCGAGATGCTGCACGCCGCCACCATCGCCATCGTCGGCGAGGTTCCGATGGAGCGTCTCTGGCACGCTGTGCCGGCCTTCCCCACCATGAGCGAGGTCTGGCTGCGCCTGCTCGAGGCCTACGGAAGACCGACCGCCGAGGACTGA
- a CDS encoding ABC transporter ATP-binding protein — translation MTSPQSPDPRLPERAAPASERRRHVLSADQVSLGYDDRTVVDGLSLALPDGAITVIVGPNACGKSTLLRGFARLLRPSAGSFTLDGRDLGSLSPREVAKVVSVLPQQPIAPDGVLVSDLVSRGRHPHQGWFRSRSSDDDRIVAESLAATGTLELADRRVEELSGGQRQRVWIAMVLAQRSDIVLLDEPTTFLDATHQLELLDLLTDLNRDRGATVVIVLHDLNLAARYADHLVVMSSGSIVAQGAPADVITADIVRTAFDLDCVVTTDPVAGSPLVIPIGRHHRAEELG, via the coding sequence ATGACGTCACCCCAGTCTCCCGACCCGCGTCTGCCCGAGCGGGCCGCACCGGCGTCCGAGCGGCGCAGGCACGTCCTCAGCGCCGATCAGGTCTCGCTCGGCTACGACGATCGCACTGTCGTCGACGGACTCAGTCTCGCCCTTCCCGACGGTGCCATCACCGTCATCGTCGGACCCAACGCCTGCGGCAAGTCCACCCTGCTGCGCGGGTTCGCCAGGCTCCTGCGTCCGAGCGCCGGCAGCTTCACGCTCGACGGCCGCGACCTCGGCAGCCTCTCGCCGCGCGAGGTCGCGAAGGTGGTGTCGGTTCTGCCGCAGCAGCCCATCGCTCCGGACGGCGTTCTGGTGTCCGACCTCGTCTCCAGAGGGCGCCATCCGCACCAGGGCTGGTTCCGATCCCGCTCCAGCGACGACGACCGCATCGTGGCCGAGTCCCTGGCCGCGACAGGCACGCTCGAACTGGCCGACCGCCGGGTGGAGGAGCTCTCGGGCGGTCAGCGCCAGCGGGTGTGGATCGCGATGGTGCTCGCGCAGCGCAGCGACATCGTGCTGCTCGACGAGCCCACCACCTTCCTCGACGCGACGCACCAGCTCGAGCTGCTCGACCTGCTGACCGATCTCAACCGTGATCGCGGGGCCACCGTCGTGATCGTGTTGCACGACCTGAACCTCGCCGCCCGCTATGCGGATCACCTCGTCGTGATGTCCTCAGGCAGCATCGTCGCGCAGGGCGCTCCCGCCGACGTCATCACGGCCGACATCGTGCGCACGGCGTTCGACCTGGACTGCGTCGTGACGACGGATCCCGTCGCCGGATCCCCGCTCGTCATCCCCATCGGGCGGCACCACCGCGCCGAGGAATTAGGGTAG
- a CDS encoding arginine--tRNA ligase: MTPLELSQALFDQVNSLLERRREAGSDSDVSVELSDVTLERPKNRDHGDWASNIAMKLAKRLGMNPRDFAAELATSISHVDGIASVEVAGPGFINIRLDAAAAGALAKTIVDAGASFGHSTALAGPAINLEFVSANPTGPLHIGHTRWAALGDSIGRVLRAAGADVSNEYYINDAGNQMDTFGLSILAAVKGEPTPEGGYPGSYIADLATRVLEREPKLLELDDADALHVAREIAYELQLGEIRASLERFNVHFDVFTSERRLHAVDDAGISAIDTAVERLRAQGHVYDEDDAVWVRTTDFGDDKDRVIRRGNGVYTYFAADAAYYLDKGDRGFAHKIYLLGADHHGYVHRLKALAGAAGDDPEKDVEVLIGQLVSINGAKLSKRAGNIIELDDLQAWLGTDALRYTLARYPADSPLTIDPEILQRRTNDNPVFYVQYAHARTAAVARNAAGSGVDRSVFAPELLEHETESALLGALQEFPRIVAQSAELREPHRVARYLEEVAGLYHRWYDNCRVIPLGDGAVEDVHRTRLWLNDATGIVIRNGLDLLGVSAPDRM, from the coding sequence GTGACTCCGCTCGAACTCTCCCAAGCCCTCTTCGACCAGGTGAACTCCCTGCTCGAACGACGACGCGAGGCCGGTTCCGACTCAGACGTGAGCGTCGAACTGTCGGATGTCACGCTCGAGCGCCCCAAGAACCGCGACCACGGCGACTGGGCGTCGAACATCGCCATGAAGCTCGCGAAGCGCCTCGGCATGAACCCCCGCGACTTCGCGGCGGAGCTCGCCACGAGCATCAGCCACGTCGACGGCATCGCCTCGGTCGAGGTCGCCGGTCCCGGCTTCATCAACATCCGTCTCGATGCCGCTGCCGCCGGTGCGCTCGCCAAGACCATCGTCGACGCCGGTGCGTCGTTCGGGCACAGCACGGCGCTGGCCGGCCCGGCGATCAACCTCGAGTTCGTCTCCGCCAACCCGACCGGACCGCTGCACATCGGCCACACCCGGTGGGCCGCCCTCGGCGACTCGATCGGCAGGGTGCTCCGTGCCGCGGGTGCCGATGTGTCCAACGAGTACTACATCAACGACGCCGGCAACCAGATGGACACCTTCGGCCTCTCCATCCTGGCCGCGGTGAAGGGCGAGCCGACGCCGGAGGGCGGCTACCCGGGCAGCTACATCGCCGACCTCGCCACCCGCGTTCTCGAGCGCGAGCCGAAGCTGCTCGAGCTCGACGACGCCGATGCCCTGCACGTGGCGCGTGAGATCGCCTACGAGCTGCAGCTCGGCGAGATCCGGGCGTCGCTCGAGCGCTTCAACGTGCACTTCGACGTGTTCACCAGCGAACGCCGCCTCCACGCCGTCGACGATGCCGGGATCAGCGCCATCGACACGGCCGTCGAGCGGCTGCGCGCGCAGGGCCACGTCTACGACGAGGACGACGCCGTCTGGGTGCGCACCACCGACTTCGGCGACGACAAGGATCGCGTCATCCGTCGCGGAAACGGCGTCTACACCTATTTCGCCGCCGATGCCGCGTACTACCTCGACAAGGGCGACCGCGGCTTCGCACACAAGATCTACCTCCTGGGCGCCGACCACCACGGCTACGTCCACCGCCTCAAGGCACTCGCCGGTGCCGCCGGCGACGACCCGGAGAAGGACGTCGAGGTGCTCATCGGGCAGCTCGTCAGCATCAACGGGGCGAAGCTCTCCAAGCGCGCCGGCAACATCATCGAGCTCGACGATCTCCAGGCCTGGTTGGGCACGGATGCGCTCCGCTACACGCTGGCGCGCTACCCGGCGGACTCGCCCCTGACCATCGACCCCGAGATCCTGCAGCGCCGCACGAACGACAACCCCGTCTTCTACGTGCAGTACGCCCACGCCCGCACCGCCGCCGTCGCCCGCAATGCCGCTGGCTCCGGAGTCGACCGCAGCGTGTTCGCCCCGGAACTGCTCGAGCACGAGACGGAGTCGGCCCTCCTCGGCGCCCTCCAGGAGTTCCCGCGCATCGTCGCCCAGTCGGCGGAGCTGCGGGAGCCGCACAGGGTCGCCCGCTACCTCGAGGAGGTCGCGGGGCTGTATCACCGCTGGTACGACAACTGCCGGGTCATCCCGTTGGGAGACGGCGCCGTCGAAGACGTGCACCGCACCAGGCTGTGGCTGAACGACGCCACGGGCATCGTGATCCGCAACGGTCTCGACCTGCTCGGCGTCTCGGCGCCCGATCGCATGTAA
- a CDS encoding protein-L-isoaspartate(D-aspartate) O-methyltransferase, whose amino-acid sequence MDGYISSDDMVTRQLEARGIRDPAVLAAMRTVPREAFVPRELVGHAHDDRPLPIGSDQTISQPYIVARMLEAAELGATTRVLDVGTGSGYAAAVAAELAQDVVSIERIPELADAAAGRLRALGRTAITVLVGDGTLGAPEYAPFDAIIAAAAAPDIPPAWVAQLAPHGRIVLPIESASGEQELIVASLGDDGVLSRRSLGPVLFVPLIGEAGLSRRRRESRRRRR is encoded by the coding sequence GTGGACGGGTACATCTCCTCCGATGACATGGTGACGCGGCAACTCGAGGCCCGCGGCATCCGGGACCCCGCCGTGCTCGCCGCCATGCGCACGGTTCCCCGTGAGGCGTTCGTGCCCCGGGAACTGGTGGGCCACGCCCACGACGACAGGCCGCTGCCCATCGGCTCCGACCAGACCATCTCGCAGCCCTACATCGTGGCGCGGATGCTCGAGGCGGCCGAGCTCGGAGCAACGACCCGGGTTCTCGATGTCGGCACGGGCAGTGGCTACGCCGCTGCCGTCGCGGCGGAACTCGCGCAGGACGTCGTCTCGATCGAACGCATTCCCGAGCTGGCGGATGCCGCGGCCGGCCGCCTGCGCGCACTGGGCCGCACCGCCATCACCGTGCTCGTCGGCGACGGCACCCTGGGCGCACCGGAGTACGCCCCGTTCGACGCGATCATCGCCGCGGCGGCCGCGCCGGACATTCCTCCCGCGTGGGTGGCCCAGCTCGCTCCGCACGGGCGCATCGTGCTGCCCATCGAGTCGGCCTCCGGAGAGCAGGAGCTCATCGTCGCCTCCCTCGGCGACGATGGGGTCCTGAGCCGCAGAAGCCTCGGCCCCGTGCTGTTCGTGCCGCTGATCGGCGAGGCGGGGCTGTCGCGCCGACGACGGGAGAGCAGGCGCCGGAGGAGGTGA
- a CDS encoding FecCD family ABC transporter permease codes for MSAATGVGAGIIEQGITLVAGGRMRRRRRSVVVGIALGVVVLLGVITALSLGASGLSPADIITTLVGQGTRVQELIVFRLRLPRVTTALIAGVSFGLAGALFQTTLRNTLASPDILGVTGGASLAAVFTLLVLGQSGAALGIAAFIGALGIAALMWALAWRGGLVGYRFVLIGVGLAALVQAALGYLLTRADVRGASQALVWMIGGIGDTSWPEVAAAAASLVVLLVLVLVLSRRMPILQLDDDTAQALGVDSTRSRAAAIVLGVALVAVGTAIAGPVAFVALVSAPIARSLVRNGGAGLVASALVGAAVVVFADIVGQHLLPGGLHVPVGIITGLIGAPYLLWLIAAGNRKGSDG; via the coding sequence GTGAGTGCCGCGACCGGCGTCGGGGCCGGAATCATCGAGCAGGGCATCACCCTGGTCGCGGGTGGGCGGATGCGCCGACGCCGACGCTCGGTGGTCGTCGGCATCGCGCTCGGCGTCGTGGTGCTGCTCGGGGTCATCACAGCCCTGTCCCTCGGGGCATCCGGACTCTCCCCGGCCGACATCATCACCACGCTGGTCGGACAGGGCACGCGCGTGCAGGAACTCATCGTGTTCAGGCTGCGCCTGCCCAGGGTGACGACGGCCCTCATCGCCGGTGTCTCCTTCGGGCTCGCCGGGGCGCTCTTCCAGACGACGTTGCGGAACACCCTGGCCAGCCCCGATATCCTCGGCGTCACCGGGGGAGCCAGCCTCGCAGCGGTCTTCACCCTGCTCGTGCTCGGGCAGTCGGGTGCGGCTCTGGGAATCGCGGCGTTCATCGGCGCCCTCGGCATCGCAGCCCTCATGTGGGCTCTGGCCTGGCGCGGCGGGCTCGTCGGCTACAGGTTCGTGCTCATCGGCGTCGGGCTGGCCGCCCTGGTGCAGGCCGCCCTCGGCTACCTGCTGACCCGCGCCGATGTGCGCGGTGCGTCGCAGGCCCTGGTCTGGATGATCGGCGGCATCGGCGACACCAGCTGGCCGGAGGTCGCCGCCGCAGCCGCGAGCCTGGTCGTGCTGCTCGTCCTCGTGCTCGTCCTGTCGCGACGGATGCCGATCCTGCAGCTCGACGACGACACCGCGCAGGCGCTCGGCGTCGACAGCACGCGTTCCCGGGCCGCTGCTATCGTGCTCGGCGTCGCGCTGGTCGCCGTCGGCACGGCCATCGCCGGTCCCGTCGCGTTCGTCGCGCTCGTCTCGGCGCCCATCGCCCGCTCGCTCGTGCGGAACGGGGGAGCAGGACTGGTGGCATCCGCCCTCGTCGGTGCCGCCGTCGTGGTGTTCGCCGACATCGTCGGCCAGCACCTCCTTCCCGGCGGCCTGCATGTTCCGGTCGGGATCATCACGGGGCTCATCGGAGCCCCCTATCTGCTCTGGCTGATCGCAGCCGGCAACCGGAAGGGATCCGACGGATGA
- a CDS encoding siderophore-interacting protein, protein MLTSQSPVEAVVEPRPAYRAFSATVSGIRRLSPHFVRLTLTGDELADFGTAGLDQRVKIVLPLADSGFAHFPRTVDWYRDWRELPEEHRNPFRTYTVRAVRPELRELDIDFAMHGETGPASAWAASVQLGDESLVVGPDERSPGRTIGIDWRPGDVRTVLLAGDETAAPAICAILESLPADAQGCAIIEIPTPGDALIVDAPAGVSVRWHPRGGGIPQGGALIPAVRDWTVRKVQGHPDDAPSPLDDIDVDREMLWDVPEGHSLDGEFYAWIAGEASVIKTLRRFLVSEAGLDRRSVAFMGYWRLGRAELD, encoded by the coding sequence ATGCTTACCTCACAGAGTCCGGTCGAGGCGGTCGTCGAACCGCGGCCCGCCTACCGTGCCTTCTCCGCCACAGTGAGCGGCATCCGGCGACTGAGCCCGCATTTCGTGAGGCTCACGCTCACCGGTGACGAGCTGGCCGACTTCGGCACGGCCGGTCTCGACCAGCGCGTGAAGATCGTGCTGCCGCTCGCCGACTCCGGCTTCGCGCACTTCCCCCGCACCGTCGACTGGTACCGCGACTGGCGCGAGCTGCCCGAGGAGCACCGCAACCCGTTCCGCACTTACACCGTCCGCGCCGTGCGGCCAGAGCTGCGCGAGCTCGACATCGACTTCGCCATGCACGGTGAGACGGGCCCGGCCTCGGCGTGGGCGGCGTCGGTCCAGCTCGGCGACGAGTCGCTCGTCGTCGGACCGGATGAGCGCAGCCCGGGTCGCACGATCGGCATCGACTGGCGCCCCGGCGACGTGCGCACGGTGCTGCTCGCCGGCGACGAGACAGCGGCCCCGGCCATCTGCGCCATCCTCGAGAGCCTCCCGGCCGACGCGCAGGGATGCGCCATCATCGAGATCCCGACCCCGGGCGACGCCCTCATCGTCGATGCCCCTGCCGGCGTCTCGGTGCGCTGGCACCCGCGTGGCGGCGGCATCCCCCAGGGCGGAGCCCTCATCCCCGCCGTCCGTGACTGGACTGTGCGCAAGGTGCAGGGCCACCCGGATGATGCCCCATCGCCGCTCGACGACATCGACGTCGACCGCGAGATGCTGTGGGACGTGCCGGAGGGTCACAGCCTCGACGGCGAGTTCTACGCCTGGATCGCGGGAGAGGCCTCTGTCATCAAGACGCTGCGTCGCTTCCTCGTGAGCGAGGCCGGTCTCGACCGCCGCTCCGTCGCCTTCATGGGCTACTGGCGCCTCGGTCGCGCCGAGCTCGACTGA
- a CDS encoding FecCD family ABC transporter permease, translating into MTTTDTAGAAPAITGARRRRGLRWIVFAASVVVLIGVVVASLTIGARAVSLTDVWNGLVAPVAGNVDHLVIRELRVPRTVIGIMAGAALALVGAVIQGVTRNPIADPGLLGINAGASLAVVVAISVLGISTPDGFIWFAFVGAALAAVIVFVIGSSGRDGATPVKLALTGAAVMATATPLITLLLISDLDTLNQYRFWSVGSLAGRELATAGALWPFLVVGLVLALLLGRRLNLLALGDDVARGLGERPAVTHVLAALAVIVLAGTATALAGPIALVGLVVPHVARRITGPDYRWILAYCLTLGPILLLAADVIGRVLVAPAELEAGIVVAFIGAPMLIAIVRRARLAGM; encoded by the coding sequence GTGACGACGACAGACACCGCGGGAGCCGCTCCCGCCATCACTGGCGCGCGCCGACGTCGCGGCCTGCGCTGGATCGTGTTCGCGGCATCCGTCGTCGTGCTCATCGGTGTCGTGGTCGCCAGCCTCACCATCGGCGCCAGGGCGGTGTCGCTGACCGACGTGTGGAACGGGCTGGTCGCACCCGTCGCTGGCAACGTCGATCACCTCGTGATCCGGGAACTGCGGGTACCGCGCACGGTGATCGGCATCATGGCCGGAGCGGCGCTCGCCCTCGTCGGTGCCGTGATCCAGGGCGTCACGCGCAACCCGATCGCCGACCCCGGGCTGCTCGGCATCAATGCCGGCGCCTCGCTCGCCGTCGTCGTGGCCATCTCCGTACTCGGCATCTCCACCCCTGACGGCTTCATCTGGTTCGCCTTCGTCGGGGCTGCCCTGGCCGCAGTCATCGTGTTCGTCATCGGATCGAGCGGACGCGACGGCGCGACACCGGTGAAGCTCGCCCTCACGGGAGCCGCCGTGATGGCCACCGCGACTCCGCTCATCACCCTGCTGCTCATCTCCGACCTCGACACCCTCAACCAGTACAGGTTCTGGTCGGTCGGCTCGCTCGCGGGACGCGAGCTCGCCACGGCCGGCGCACTCTGGCCGTTCCTGGTGGTCGGGCTCGTGCTCGCCCTGCTGCTCGGGCGGCGACTCAACCTCCTCGCCCTGGGGGACGACGTGGCTCGCGGACTGGGGGAACGTCCGGCTGTCACGCACGTGCTCGCGGCGCTGGCCGTCATCGTGCTCGCCGGAACCGCGACGGCGCTCGCCGGCCCCATCGCGCTCGTCGGCCTCGTCGTGCCCCACGTGGCCAGGCGCATCACCGGGCCCGACTACCGCTGGATCCTCGCGTACTGCCTCACTCTCGGCCCGATCCTCCTGCTCGCGGCCGATGTGATCGGACGCGTGCTGGTGGCACCGGCGGAGCTCGAGGCGGGCATCGTCGTCGCCTTCATCGGCGCCCCCATGCTCATCGCGATCGTGCGCCGGGCGCGTCTGGCGGGAATGTGA
- a CDS encoding arginase family protein, with amino-acid sequence MPATFVVVPQWQGSVSARAMRLIDGADAIRGDLPSSATRSVDVPVGAGEALETGVARFSSLLRVRDLLRETLAELDGPTVVIGGDCAVSLAAVERAASSADDLAVIWFDAHPDLNTPESSPSGGFSGMVLRTILGEGPAELVPPEGSRLRTDRLVLAGVRDVDLGEELYIAGNGIRSLTVDELLDPQALVAALAATDASRVYVHIDLDVLDPAAISGLDNPVPFGLSVETLTALIGAVRSQATVVGATIAGFAPAAPADAAEDLPAILRIIGSLTRG; translated from the coding sequence GTGCCGGCGACGTTCGTAGTGGTTCCCCAGTGGCAGGGCTCGGTCTCAGCCCGCGCCATGAGACTCATCGACGGAGCGGATGCGATCCGCGGCGATCTGCCCTCGTCCGCGACGCGATCGGTCGACGTTCCCGTCGGCGCCGGTGAGGCGCTCGAGACCGGTGTCGCACGCTTCTCCTCCCTGCTGCGCGTGCGCGATCTCCTGCGCGAGACCCTGGCCGAGCTCGACGGACCGACTGTCGTGATCGGCGGTGACTGCGCGGTGTCTCTCGCGGCCGTCGAGCGGGCGGCGTCATCCGCTGACGACCTCGCCGTCATCTGGTTCGACGCCCACCCCGACCTCAACACACCGGAGTCCAGCCCGTCGGGAGGCTTCAGCGGCATGGTGCTGCGCACCATCCTCGGCGAGGGTCCGGCCGAACTCGTTCCTCCGGAGGGATCACGCCTGCGCACCGATCGCCTCGTGCTCGCCGGCGTACGCGACGTCGATCTGGGCGAGGAGCTGTACATCGCCGGAAACGGCATCCGTTCGCTCACCGTCGACGAGCTCCTCGATCCCCAGGCGCTGGTGGCTGCGTTGGCTGCGACCGATGCGAGCCGCGTCTACGTGCACATCGACCTCGACGTCCTGGACCCGGCCGCCATCAGCGGTCTCGACAATCCGGTGCCGTTCGGACTCTCCGTCGAGACGCTCACCGCCCTGATCGGCGCCGTGCGATCGCAGGCGACGGTCGTCGGTGCGACCATCGCGGGATTCGCTCCCGCGGCGCCGGCGGATGCGGCCGAGGACCTTCCCGCGATCCTGCGCATCATCGGTTCGCTCACGCGCGGCTGA